The following are encoded in a window of Cyprinus carpio isolate SPL01 chromosome A13, ASM1834038v1, whole genome shotgun sequence genomic DNA:
- the LOC109047029 gene encoding bone morphogenetic protein receptor type-1A-like gives MAQLLYATVVLAGVCLLLRLCVGAGQNPDHVLQGTGVKPGSDSRRPGDDSTVAPEDAARFLSCYCSGHCPDDAKNNTCKTNGQCFAIIEEDENADVILSSGCMKYEGSHFQCKDSQFAQARRNIECCQFDFCNRDLKPELPPRDTEPPDPHWLALLISVTVCFCTLFCVTVICYYRYKWQTERQRYHRDLEQDKAFIPAGESLKDLINQSQTSGSGSGLPLLVQRTIAKQIQTVRLIGKGRYGEVWLGRWRGEKVAVKVFFTREEASWFRETEIYQTVLMRHENILGFIAADINGTGASTQLYLITDYHENGSLYDYLKFTTLDTQTLLKLAYSAACGLCHLHTEIYGTQGKPAIAHRDLKSKNILIKKNGTCCIADLGLAVKFNSDTNEVDIPLSTRMGTRRYMAPEVLNETLNKNHFQAYIMADIYSYGLVIWEMARRCVTGGIVEDYQVPYYEMVPSDPSYEDMLEVVCVKGLRPTVSNRWNSDECLRAMLKLMSECWAHNPASRLTILRVKKTLAKMVESQDIKI, from the exons ATGGCACAGCTTTTGTATGCCACTGTGGTTTTGGCCGGAGTCTGCCTGCTTCTGAGGCTCTGCGTTGGAG CAGGTCAGAATCCTGACCATGTGCTACAGGGCACTGGAGTGAAGCCTGGCTCAGACTCCAGAAGGCCCGGGGACGACTCTACTGTGGCACCAGAAGATGCTGCTCGCTTCCTCAGCTGCTACTGCTCAGGGCACTGCCCTGATGACGCCAAGAACAACACCTGCAA GACAAATGGGCAGTGCTTCGCCATCATTGAAGAAGATGAAAATGCAGACGTGATCTTAAGCTCAGGCTGTATGAAATATGAGGGCTCCCACTTTCAGTGCAAG GATTCACAATTTGCACAGGCCCGCCGAAACATCGAATGCTGCCAATTTGACTTTTGTAATCGAGACCTAAAGCCAGAGTTACCACCTCGAGACACCG AACCACCAGACCCTCACTGGCTGGCCTTACTCATTTCAGTGACTGTGTGCTTCTGCACCCTCTTCTGTGTCACTGTCATCTGTTATTACAG GTATAAGTGGCAGACAGAGAGGCAGCGCTACCACAGAGACCTGGAGCAGGACAAGGCTTTTATCCCAGCAGGAGAATCTCTGAAAGATCTCATCAACCAGTCTCAAACCTCAGGCAGTGGCTCTGGGCTCCCCCTACTG GTGCAGCGCACCATTGCGAAGCAGATCCAGACAGTGCGTCTTATTGGAAAAGGCAGGTATGGAGAAGTGTGGCTCGGCCGGTGGAGAGGGGAGAAGGTAGCAGTGAAAGTGTTCTTCACTCGAGAGGAGGCCAGCTGGTTCAGAGAGACGGAGATCTACCAAACCGTGCTCATGAGACACGAGAACATACTAG GCTTCATTGCTGCAGACATAAATGGCACTGGAGCCTCTACACAGCTGTACCTGATCACAGACTACCATGAGAACGGATCTCTGTATGACTATTTGAAGTTCACCACTCTGGACACACAGACCCTTCTCAAACTGGCCTACTCTGCAGCCTGTGGCTTGTGTCACCTGCACACAGAGATCTACGGCACACAGGGAAAGCCAGCCATCGCTCACAGAGACCTGAAGAGCAAGAACATCCTCATAAAGAAGAACGGCACCTGTTGCATCGCTGACCTCGGGCTTGCTGTGAAGTTCAACAG TGACACAAATGAAGTGGACATCCCACTGAGCACACGTATGGGCACCCGACGCTATATGGCTCCAGAGGTCCTGAATGAGACTCTGAATAAGAATCACTTTCAGGCCTACATCATGGCGGACATCTACAGCTATGGGCTGGTTATATGGGAAATGGCCAGACGCTGTGTCACTGGA GGTATCGTTGAGGACTATCAGGTACCATATTATGAGATGGTGCCATCAGATCCGTCTTATGAGGATATGCTGGAGGTTGTGTGTGTCAAAGGACTGCGGCCCACTGTATCCAACAGATGGAACAGTGATGAG TGTTTGAGGGCCATGTTAAAGCTGATGTCAGAATGCTGGGCTCATAATCCTGCATCACGCCTGACCATCCTACGAGTCAAGAAGACTTTAGCAAAAATGGTGGAATCTCAAGACATTAAAATCTGA
- the LOC109046768 gene encoding multimerin-2-like isoform X2 — protein sequence MFPKYRVDVLSCITFTLPSRNWCAFVHKRAVTVAVYCGTEKYIVKSLSPCPIGTPDCQLVMYKLSTRPVYRQKENIYTALQWRCCPGHAGENCEETDGHVSESEDPTMAGTEHPERHEATDRRYKKLTQENIEQSDYQMFGGPFYETQQPDVENQTAAEPIDDYEHSPQSVHDQQNNQHFERRDPHAVNESVPHPEIPYLYHGLLPILKEAVMSQLQPVLENFNLTLERLFQEMQGLQRDMDQLRHEQGQGRVAEPLEVGGEEHNPQEAVEAELRESFQKLEEVKAQIRDHRSEVEARLHAQQTMMHYNMTNFKTDMDVKIKRNQKMLQVNLHSLNTSMSEVRQEQERLDKELQKIWHEKKTDPAQSQSYESTAVWEAITRLDNKVINNTVRLSGLIEGQEQVTENIKDLQNGWRDLDQKIVQTGRNSQVQFMETGLEVEAAKVAVLDRINELSSNITVLQSTMQETETDVDHLYEEFYKNISLASGDCDCIALGASVTQMEQTVANVMKIADENKLARESKTQEMLDNRDSGAWIPSVEDLKLGLLNVQKSLAFEQEKSRMLQHNVSQLQASLLGSQQDIQTLQEQNRTEVKKIQQLHSIFNTLLQDTIRHSEVLEILLAEEVLEFMASREDKTSFSIPELRKRIRDMQEQINGHSRSLASMLNSAPHQVAAADEPSVLSDWVSVGTQSRRGDERFDLSEELPEYSDNDFWTLEKLVKELEAHIKKLEEHRCPSCCNCTKISASGGVEVKLQSEVDAVRKDLENHLGVFNSIFSNTEGFTGSEVSVDLNKLSALMKRKEAKQQNRKQKKRADNRAVRVNYRSRRDASLESAVLRQLPDSPIMFLASTTEGTNGSGTILFESVTLNHGELYSPKTGIFRAPTSGAYLFVVTLDFGPGASLAQLKRGGEVAASLRQNPRKLGAPATRVCILQMEQGEELRLELVQGTIERNNPQDNTFAGLLMLQTT from the exons ATGTTTCCTAAGTACAGAGTAGACGTACTGAGTTGTATAACGTTCACTCTCCCTTCCAGGAATTGGTGTGCGTTTGTTCACAAGCGTGCCGTTACTGTGGCAGTATACTGTGGAACTGAGAAGTACATCGTCAAGTCCCTGAGTCCCTGTCCTATCGGCACCCCAGACTGCCAGCTAGTCAT GTACAAGCTGTCCACTCGGCCAGTGTACAGGCAGAAGGAGAATATCTACACTGCACTGCAGTGGCGATGTTGCCCTGGGCATGCTGGGGAAAACTGTGAGGAGACAG ATGGCCATGTCTCTGAATCTGAAGACCCCACCATGGCAGGCACTGAACATCCAGAGAGACATGAAGCAACAGACAGAC GATATAAAAAACTAACTCAGGAGAACATAGAGCAGAGTGATTACCAAATGTTCGGCGGTCCATTCTATGAAACTCAACAACCAGATGTAGAGAATCAAACTGCAGCAGAGCCCATCGATGACTATGAGCACAGTCCTCAATCGGTCCATGACCAACAAAACAATCAGCACTTTGAGAGGAGAG atcctCATGCTGTAAATGAAAGTGTTCCTCACCCTGAAATACCTTACCTTTACCATGGGCTCCTACCAATCTTGAAAGAGGCTGTGATGTCTCAACTTCAACCTGTGTTGGAGAATTTCAATCTAACCCTGGAACGGCTTTTTCAGGAGATGCAGGGTTTGCAGCGGGACATGGACCAACTCCGACATGAGCAGGGGCAGGGGAGGGTCGCTGAGCCTCTAGAGGTTGGTGGTGAGGAGCACAATCCACAGGAGGCTGTTGAGGCAGAGTTGAGGGAGAGTTTCCAGAAGCTGGAGGAGGTGAAAGCTCAGATTCGCGATCACCGCAGTGAGGTAGAAGCAAGGCTCCACGCACAGCAAACCATGATGCACTACAACATGACGAATTTCAAGACAGACATGGATGTCAAAATTAAGCGTAACCAAAAGATGTTACAG GTGAATCTCCACTCTCTGAACACATCAATGTCTGAAGTGCGCCAGGAACAAGAGAGGCTGGACAAGGAACTCCAGAAGATTTGGCATGAAAAGAAAACCGATCCTGCACAGAGTCAGTCTTATGAGAGCACAGCTGTTTGGGAGGCCATCACACGTCTGGACAACAAAGTCATCAACAACACAGTGAGACTTAGTGGCTTGATCGAAGGCCAAGAACAAGTGACTGAAAACATTAAGGACCTTCAGAATGGTTGGCGAGATCTGGACCAGAAAATAGTCCAGACTGGCCGGAACAGCCAGGTTCAGTTTATGGAGACCGGTTTAGAGGTGGAGGCAGCCAAGGTAGCAGTTCTTGACCGCATTAATGAGCTGAGCAGCAACATCACTGTTCTCCAAAGCACCATGCAGGAGACGGAGACTGATGTTGACCATCTCTATGAAGAGTTCTACAAGAATATAAGTTTGGCAAGTGGGGATTGTGACTGTATTGCTCTTGGAGCATCTGTGACCCAAATGGAACAAACTGTAGCTAACGTGATGAAGATAGCGGATGAAAATAAGTTGGCCCGTGAGAGTAAGACACAGGAGATGTTGGACAATCGGGACAGTGGTGCTTGGATTCCATCCGTCGAAGATCTGAAACTAGGGCTACTAAATGTGCAAAAATCCCTTGCTTTTGAACAGGAAAAGAGCAGAATGTTACAGCACAATGTGAGCCAGCTCCAGGCCTCTCTCCTGGGGAGCCAGCAGGACATCCAAACACTTCAGGAGCAGAACAGGACCGAGGTCAAGAAGATCCAGCAACTACATAGCATTTTCAACACCTTGCTTCAGGACACTATTCGTCACTCAGAAGTACTGGAGATTTTGCTGGCGGAAGAGGTGTTGGAGTTTATGGCGTCTCGTGAGGACAAAACAAGTTTCTCTATTCCAGAATTGAGGAAACGCATCAGAGATATGCAAGAGCAGATCAATGGACACAGTCGCAGCTTGGCCTCAATGCTGAACTCTGCTCCACATCAGGTGGCGGCAGCAGATGAGCCCTCAGTGCTTTCAGACTGGGTCTCGGTGGGCACCCAAAGTAGACGTGGGGATGAAAGGTTTGACTTGTCTGAGGAACTGCCAGAGTACTCTGATAATGACTTCTGGACTTTAGAGAAATTGGTGAAAGAACTTGAAGCTCACATTAAAAAGCTTGAGGAACACCGCTGTCCTTCTTGCTGCAACTGCACTAAAATTTCTGCCTCTGGTGGTGTGGAGGTGAAACTGCAGTCCGAGGTGGATGCTGTGCGTAAGGACCTGGAGAACCACCTTGGAgtttttaacagcattttcagTAATACAGAGGGATTTACTGGCTCTGAGGTGTCTGTGGATTTGAATAAATTGTCAGCATTGATGAAGAGAAAGgaagcaaaacaacaaaaccgGAAACAAAAGAAGAGAGCAGATAACAGAGCTGTTCGAGTGAATTACCGCAGCAGGAGGGATGCATCACTGGAGTCCGCAG TGCTTCGTCAGCTCCCAGATAGTCCAATTATGTTCCTGGCCAGCACTACTGAAGGTACTAATGGATCTGGCACAATACTTTTTGAAAGCGTGACCCTAAATCATGGAGAGTTATACTCGCCAAAAACAGGCATATTTCGTGCTCCTACTTCTGGTGCTTACCTCTTTGTGGTGACACTGGACTTTGGACCAGGCGCATCTCTGGCTCAATTAAAGAGAGGTGGAGAGGTAGCTGCCTCCTTGCGGCAGAACCCGAGGAAGTTGGGTGCACCTGCAACACGTGTTTGCATCCTGCAGATGGAGCAAGGAGAGGAACTCCGTCTAGAGCTGGTGCAGGGAACTATAGAGCGCAACAACCCACAAGATAACACGTTTGCTGGACTACTAATGCTGCAGACCACCTGA
- the LOC109046768 gene encoding multimerin-2-like isoform X1 has translation MFPKYRVDVLSCITFTLPSRNWCAFVHKRAVTVAVYCGTEKYIVKSLSPCPIGTPDCQLVMYKLSTRPVYRQKENIYTALQWRCCPGHAGENCEETVTDGHVSESEDPTMAGTEHPERHEATDRRYKKLTQENIEQSDYQMFGGPFYETQQPDVENQTAAEPIDDYEHSPQSVHDQQNNQHFERRDPHAVNESVPHPEIPYLYHGLLPILKEAVMSQLQPVLENFNLTLERLFQEMQGLQRDMDQLRHEQGQGRVAEPLEVGGEEHNPQEAVEAELRESFQKLEEVKAQIRDHRSEVEARLHAQQTMMHYNMTNFKTDMDVKIKRNQKMLQVNLHSLNTSMSEVRQEQERLDKELQKIWHEKKTDPAQSQSYESTAVWEAITRLDNKVINNTVRLSGLIEGQEQVTENIKDLQNGWRDLDQKIVQTGRNSQVQFMETGLEVEAAKVAVLDRINELSSNITVLQSTMQETETDVDHLYEEFYKNISLASGDCDCIALGASVTQMEQTVANVMKIADENKLARESKTQEMLDNRDSGAWIPSVEDLKLGLLNVQKSLAFEQEKSRMLQHNVSQLQASLLGSQQDIQTLQEQNRTEVKKIQQLHSIFNTLLQDTIRHSEVLEILLAEEVLEFMASREDKTSFSIPELRKRIRDMQEQINGHSRSLASMLNSAPHQVAAADEPSVLSDWVSVGTQSRRGDERFDLSEELPEYSDNDFWTLEKLVKELEAHIKKLEEHRCPSCCNCTKISASGGVEVKLQSEVDAVRKDLENHLGVFNSIFSNTEGFTGSEVSVDLNKLSALMKRKEAKQQNRKQKKRADNRAVRVNYRSRRDASLESAVLRQLPDSPIMFLASTTEGTNGSGTILFESVTLNHGELYSPKTGIFRAPTSGAYLFVVTLDFGPGASLAQLKRGGEVAASLRQNPRKLGAPATRVCILQMEQGEELRLELVQGTIERNNPQDNTFAGLLMLQTT, from the exons ATGTTTCCTAAGTACAGAGTAGACGTACTGAGTTGTATAACGTTCACTCTCCCTTCCAGGAATTGGTGTGCGTTTGTTCACAAGCGTGCCGTTACTGTGGCAGTATACTGTGGAACTGAGAAGTACATCGTCAAGTCCCTGAGTCCCTGTCCTATCGGCACCCCAGACTGCCAGCTAGTCAT GTACAAGCTGTCCACTCGGCCAGTGTACAGGCAGAAGGAGAATATCTACACTGCACTGCAGTGGCGATGTTGCCCTGGGCATGCTGGGGAAAACTGTGAGGAGACAG TCACAGATGGCCATGTCTCTGAATCTGAAGACCCCACCATGGCAGGCACTGAACATCCAGAGAGACATGAAGCAACAGACAGAC GATATAAAAAACTAACTCAGGAGAACATAGAGCAGAGTGATTACCAAATGTTCGGCGGTCCATTCTATGAAACTCAACAACCAGATGTAGAGAATCAAACTGCAGCAGAGCCCATCGATGACTATGAGCACAGTCCTCAATCGGTCCATGACCAACAAAACAATCAGCACTTTGAGAGGAGAG atcctCATGCTGTAAATGAAAGTGTTCCTCACCCTGAAATACCTTACCTTTACCATGGGCTCCTACCAATCTTGAAAGAGGCTGTGATGTCTCAACTTCAACCTGTGTTGGAGAATTTCAATCTAACCCTGGAACGGCTTTTTCAGGAGATGCAGGGTTTGCAGCGGGACATGGACCAACTCCGACATGAGCAGGGGCAGGGGAGGGTCGCTGAGCCTCTAGAGGTTGGTGGTGAGGAGCACAATCCACAGGAGGCTGTTGAGGCAGAGTTGAGGGAGAGTTTCCAGAAGCTGGAGGAGGTGAAAGCTCAGATTCGCGATCACCGCAGTGAGGTAGAAGCAAGGCTCCACGCACAGCAAACCATGATGCACTACAACATGACGAATTTCAAGACAGACATGGATGTCAAAATTAAGCGTAACCAAAAGATGTTACAG GTGAATCTCCACTCTCTGAACACATCAATGTCTGAAGTGCGCCAGGAACAAGAGAGGCTGGACAAGGAACTCCAGAAGATTTGGCATGAAAAGAAAACCGATCCTGCACAGAGTCAGTCTTATGAGAGCACAGCTGTTTGGGAGGCCATCACACGTCTGGACAACAAAGTCATCAACAACACAGTGAGACTTAGTGGCTTGATCGAAGGCCAAGAACAAGTGACTGAAAACATTAAGGACCTTCAGAATGGTTGGCGAGATCTGGACCAGAAAATAGTCCAGACTGGCCGGAACAGCCAGGTTCAGTTTATGGAGACCGGTTTAGAGGTGGAGGCAGCCAAGGTAGCAGTTCTTGACCGCATTAATGAGCTGAGCAGCAACATCACTGTTCTCCAAAGCACCATGCAGGAGACGGAGACTGATGTTGACCATCTCTATGAAGAGTTCTACAAGAATATAAGTTTGGCAAGTGGGGATTGTGACTGTATTGCTCTTGGAGCATCTGTGACCCAAATGGAACAAACTGTAGCTAACGTGATGAAGATAGCGGATGAAAATAAGTTGGCCCGTGAGAGTAAGACACAGGAGATGTTGGACAATCGGGACAGTGGTGCTTGGATTCCATCCGTCGAAGATCTGAAACTAGGGCTACTAAATGTGCAAAAATCCCTTGCTTTTGAACAGGAAAAGAGCAGAATGTTACAGCACAATGTGAGCCAGCTCCAGGCCTCTCTCCTGGGGAGCCAGCAGGACATCCAAACACTTCAGGAGCAGAACAGGACCGAGGTCAAGAAGATCCAGCAACTACATAGCATTTTCAACACCTTGCTTCAGGACACTATTCGTCACTCAGAAGTACTGGAGATTTTGCTGGCGGAAGAGGTGTTGGAGTTTATGGCGTCTCGTGAGGACAAAACAAGTTTCTCTATTCCAGAATTGAGGAAACGCATCAGAGATATGCAAGAGCAGATCAATGGACACAGTCGCAGCTTGGCCTCAATGCTGAACTCTGCTCCACATCAGGTGGCGGCAGCAGATGAGCCCTCAGTGCTTTCAGACTGGGTCTCGGTGGGCACCCAAAGTAGACGTGGGGATGAAAGGTTTGACTTGTCTGAGGAACTGCCAGAGTACTCTGATAATGACTTCTGGACTTTAGAGAAATTGGTGAAAGAACTTGAAGCTCACATTAAAAAGCTTGAGGAACACCGCTGTCCTTCTTGCTGCAACTGCACTAAAATTTCTGCCTCTGGTGGTGTGGAGGTGAAACTGCAGTCCGAGGTGGATGCTGTGCGTAAGGACCTGGAGAACCACCTTGGAgtttttaacagcattttcagTAATACAGAGGGATTTACTGGCTCTGAGGTGTCTGTGGATTTGAATAAATTGTCAGCATTGATGAAGAGAAAGgaagcaaaacaacaaaaccgGAAACAAAAGAAGAGAGCAGATAACAGAGCTGTTCGAGTGAATTACCGCAGCAGGAGGGATGCATCACTGGAGTCCGCAG TGCTTCGTCAGCTCCCAGATAGTCCAATTATGTTCCTGGCCAGCACTACTGAAGGTACTAATGGATCTGGCACAATACTTTTTGAAAGCGTGACCCTAAATCATGGAGAGTTATACTCGCCAAAAACAGGCATATTTCGTGCTCCTACTTCTGGTGCTTACCTCTTTGTGGTGACACTGGACTTTGGACCAGGCGCATCTCTGGCTCAATTAAAGAGAGGTGGAGAGGTAGCTGCCTCCTTGCGGCAGAACCCGAGGAAGTTGGGTGCACCTGCAACACGTGTTTGCATCCTGCAGATGGAGCAAGGAGAGGAACTCCGTCTAGAGCTGGTGCAGGGAACTATAGAGCGCAACAACCCACAAGATAACACGTTTGCTGGACTACTAATGCTGCAGACCACCTGA